Proteins encoded within one genomic window of Fusarium musae strain F31 chromosome 4, whole genome shotgun sequence:
- a CDS encoding hypothetical protein (EggNog:ENOG41) yields MDKTPAPIFRKQRGAVPPSSAIPSSSPAFGTPIHPLKPFAVNAPKAAILPIILPPPTLRPLAFRTFTKKHSLTLTSSALQELASFIGRHCGSGWREEGLAERVLEEVARSWKNRNGGVIVEGSSKELQEILKTLEGNMSGGRITGPARGLPRGDSMLDLKDNETLNTRLGLRPAEIRREDSNTSFGMSGLGVDEEQDESETNDPRAWLKVINAYDQPRFIYNVGKKHFEKDTATPSLLPPASHKTTVFRNRYNVIHQRLLRNETFQSSAVSSSRRQSLSRSLSNQHSLKLTPVANLLGRHGSSHMLLGLLVLLPTGDLAISDLTGTIALDLSQAVAIPDDSAWFCPGMIVLVDGVYEEEDESLGKGLSGSSGVGGTLGGRFQGFFIGQPPCERRQATLGISGPDGGQEQTIGGGFGWIDFLGVGSERAVGTKMRRLERRLLRSGAEDDSAPSRGRVVVIGELNLDQPRTLQALRKILSGYASEPEGSTPLTFVLMGNFTQYAVLARGGSGGSIEYKEYFDALASTLGDFPTLLQSSTFVFVPGDNDAWVSSFTAGASVPLPRKQVPDMFTSRIRRAFATANAEAGGKSNGTAVWTSNPSRISLFGPNHELVFFRDDVSARLRRASVRLKPKTKDASGEQAPGSSAAPPEDVQPMDIDSAHHDDPTATATASPVTPLIPHDVHAAQKLVKTILDQGYLAPFRQSIRPVHWDYSSALHLYPLPTAMVLLDTTAPPFCVTYEGCHVMNPGSVLVAGRKGIARWVEYDVGRLGRLRECTV; encoded by the exons ATGGATAAAACACCAGCTCCTATATTCCGAAAACAACGAGGGGCGGTCCCTCCGTCGTCTGCGATACCGTCTTCATCTCCCGCCTTCGGTACCCCAATCCATCCACTGAAGCCATTCGCCGTCAATGCCCCCAAGGCTGCAATATTACCGATCATACTCCCTCCTCCGACACTTCGACCGCTCGCTTTCCGTACATTTACGAAAAAACATTCTttgaccttgacatcctcTGCACTTCAAGAACTCGCTTCCTTCATTGGAAGGCATTGTGGTTCAGGATGGCGTGAAGAAGGTTTGGCCGAACGGGTTCTGGAAGAGGTTGCCAGAAGCTGGAAAAACCGCAATGGGGGCGTCATTGTCGAGGGCTCGAGTAAAGAGCTCCAGGAAATCCTCAAAACCCTTGAGGGTAACATGAGTGGCGGCAGAATCACTGGCCCAGCAAGAGGACTGCCACGTGGGGATAGTATGCTTGATCTCAAAGACAACGAGACCTTGAACACACGGTTAGGACTAAGGCCGGCAGAAATCAGGAGAGAGGATAGCAACACAAGCTTTGGCATGTCGGGACTTGGTGTGGACGAGGAGCAAGACGAAAGCGAGACGAACGATCCTCGGGCATGGCTCAAAGTCATAAACGCATATGACCAACCCAGATTCATATACAACGTTGGCAAAAAGCACTTTGAAAA GGATACTGCAACGCCTTCATTACTACCACCGGCATCACACAAAACGACGGTTTTCCGAAATCGATACAATGTAATTCACCAGCGTCTTCTCCGAAACGAAACCTTCCAGTCCTCCGCAGTCTCCTCCTCTCGAAGACAAAGCCTCAGTCGTTCCCTATCCAACCAGCATTCACTTAAACTCACCCCAGTCGCGAACCTCCTTGGTCGCCATGGCAGCAGCCATATGCTACTAGGGCTCCTGGTTCTCCTTCCTACCGGCGATCTTGCCATCAGCGACCTGACTGGTACTATTGCTTTGGACTTATCCCAGGCGGTAGCTATCCCGGATGATTCCGCATGGTTTTGTCCCGGCATGATCGTGCTGGTTGACGGTGTctatgaagaagaagacgaatcCTTGGGCAAGGGTCTGAGCGGCAGTAGCGGCGTTGGAGGTACACTGGGCGGCCGTTTCCAAGGCTTCTTTATAGGTCAGCCCCCATGTGAACGTCGTCAAGCGACTCTGGGCATCAGCGGACCCGACGGGGGTCAGGAACAGACCATAGGAGGGGGCTTTGGCTGGATCGATTTCCTGGGTGTAGGCAGCGAGCGTGCCGTGGGTACCAAGATGCGCAGGCTCGAAAGGCGCCTTCTACGCAGCGGAGCAGAGGATGATAGTGCACCATCACGTGGGCGTGTCGTTGTTATTGGCGAGCTGAACCTCGATCAACCACGAACTCTCCAAGCATTACGCAAGATCCTCTCAGGATATGCCTCAGAACCTGAGGGTTCAACGCCTCTAACATTCGTGCTGATGGGTAACTTCACTCAGTACGCTGTTTTGGCACGGGGAGGCAGTGGCGGAAGTATCgaatataaagaatactTTGATGCCTTGGCTTCAACCCTGGGAGACTTTCCAACCCTGCTCCAATCGTCCACCTTCGTCTTTGTTCCCGGAGACAATGACGCCTGGGTCTCGTCCTTTACAGCTGGCGCCTCTGTTCCTTTGCCTCGGAAACAAGTGCCAGACATGTTCACGTCGAGAATACGTCGAGCCTTTGCGACAGCCAATGCGGAGGCGGGAGGGAAGTCAAATGGCACTGCCGTATGGACCTCGAACCCGAGCCGAATCAGTTTATTCGGCCCCAACCACGAACTTGTCTTCTTTAGAGATGATGTATCTGCTCGTTTGCGTCGAGCCTCTGTCCGTTTAaaacccaagaccaaggatgcCAGTGGAGAACAGGCCCCAGGTTCAAGCGCTGCCCCTCCCGAAGATGTTCAGCCGATGGATATCGATTCTGCTCATCATGATGATCCTACCGCTACTGCTACCGCCTCGCCCGTCACACCTCTTATTCCTCACGACGTTCATGCCGCCCAGAAACTTGTCAAGACTATTCTTGATCAAGGCTACCTCGCACCATTCCGCCAGTCTATTCGCCCCGTTCACTGGGACTACTCCTCAGCATTGCATCTGTACCCACTACCCACAGCCATGGTCTTGCTCGACACAACAGCCCCGCCGTTTTGCGTCACATACGAGGGGTGTCATGTAATGAACCCAGGCAGTGTGCTCGTAGCAGGACGCAAGGGAATCGCTCGATGGGTCGAGTATGATGTCGGTCGCTTGGGCAGGTTAAGGGAATGTACAGTTTAG